Genomic segment of Drosophila gunungcola strain Sukarami chromosome 2L unlocalized genomic scaffold, Dgunungcola_SK_2 000052F, whole genome shotgun sequence:
GCACATTCTTGTACTCTACATTGTCCTTCGACGTTTTCCCAACTTTGACTTTCAGTCCAAGGTTTTCCAATTAACTTTCCTTTAGCTGCTAAAAGGTCATATGACAGGATATACATATAGCTGGCAGGATAATGGAGCTTCAGCAGAAACTTCCCTTTTGGCTGTTAATATAGGCGGTAGAGAAAATGAAGTGAAACTGCAAACTTTACAAATACAGTAAAAATGCTAAACACGGAAGCCAAGatataattaatgaatattaatatattaaaaaactgcaatttaagcTTATACTTTCGAGGTATccgattttagcattttttataaggggtaccatcatcatttttatcgaaaatttacccaaaacaaaatttttgagctgtgaatgccaatttgttggaaattttatgacgagttcaaagaggtatgacattctaacattaaaccaatatatttcatagctttgatcaaaaaactgcaaattaAGCTCATACTTTCGAGGTCTccgattttagcattttttataaggggtaccatcatcatttttatcgaaaatttacccaaaacaaaatttttgagctgtgaatgccaatttgttggaaattttatgacgagttcaacgaggtatgacattctaacattaaaccaatatatttcatagtttttatcaaaaaactgcaatttaagcTTATACATTCGAGGTATccgattttagcattttttataaggggtaccatcatcatttttatcgaaaatttacccaaaacaaaatttttgagctgtgaatgccagtttgttggaaattttatgacgagtttaacgaggtatgacattctaacattaaaccaatatatttcatagttttgatcaaaaaactgcaatttaagcTCATATTTTCGAGGTCGccgattttagcattttttataaggggtaccatcatcatttttatcgaaaatttacccaaaacaaaatttttgagctgtgaatgccaatttgttggaaattttatgacgagttcaaagaggtatgacattctaacattaaaccaatatatttcatagctttgatcaaaaaactgcaatttaagcTTATACTTTCGAGGTATccgattttagcattttttataaggggtaccatcatcatttttatcgaaaatttacccaaaacaaaatttttgagctgtgaatgccaatttgttggaaattttatgacgagttcaaagaggtatgacattctaacattaaaccaatatatttcatagctttgatcaaaaaactgcaaattaAGCTCATACTTTCGAGGTCTccgattttagcattttttataaggggtaccatcatcatttttatcgaaaatttacccaaaacaaaatttttgagctgtgaatgccaatttgttggaaattttatgacgagttcaacgaggtatgacattctaacattaaaccaatatatttcatagtttttatcaaaaaactgcaatttaagcTTATACATTCGAGGTATccgattttagcattttttataaggggtaccatcatcattttatcgaaaatttacccaaaacaaaatttttgagctgtgaatgccagtttgttggaaattttttgaCGAGTTTaacgaggtatgacattctaacattaaaccaatatatttcatagttttgatcaaaaaactgcaatttaagcTCATATTTTCGAGGTCGccgattttagcattttttataaggggtaccatcatcattttgatcgaaaatttacccaaaacaaaatttttgagctgtgaatgccaatttgttggaaatttatgacgagttcaacgaggtatgacattcttacattaaaccattattttccatagttttggtcaaaaaattgcaatttaagcTCATACTTTCGAGGTCTccgattttagcattttttttaaggggtaccatcatcatttttgtcgaaaatttacccaaaacaaaatttttgagctgtgaatgccaatttgttggaaattttatgacgagttcaaagaggtatgacattctaacattaaaccaatatatttcatagctttgatcaaaaaactgcaaattaAGCTCATACTTTCGAGGTCTccgattttagcattttttataaggggtaccatcatcatttttatcgaaaatttacccaaaacaaaatttttgagctgtgaatgccaatttgttggaaattttatgacgagttcaacgaggtatgacattctaacattaaaccaatatatttcatagtttttatcaaaaaactgcaatttaagcTTATACATTCGAGGTATccgattttagcattttttataaggggtaccatcatcatttttatcgaaaatttacccaaaacaaaatttttgagctgtgaatgccagtttgttggaaattttttgaCGAGTTTaacgaggtatgacattctaacattaaaccaatatatttcatagttttgatcaaaaaactgcaatttaagcTCATATTTTCGAGGTCGccgattttagcattttttataaggggtaccatcatcattttgatcgaaaatttacccaaaacaaaatttttgagctgtgaatgccaatttgttggaaatttatgacgagttcaacgaggtatgacattcttacattaaaccattattttccatagttttggtcaaaaaattgcaatttaagcTCATACTTTCGAGGTCTccgattttagcatttttttaaggggtaccatcatcatttttgtcgaaaatttacccaaaacaaagtgaacttaaatattattattttcctgaaaatcaaaattaatttgtaaagtTTTACGAATGTGCTATGTATACTTACTTACATTTGACTTTAATTGTTGTAACCTTTAGTAGTCAAATTTGTTCTCtttgattttcaattcaaGGTTGGCAAGGTTTTGGAAAATTGGCGATGGTGTGTTTTAAAGATTCagttataaaatttgattgaaaGAACAGAAATTTTATATCTGGAGTGTTGCAGTGAGCGAAGTTTGACTGTTCCCCAAATCAGCCAAGGACAAATCTGAGGAGCTGCAGGAGCCCAAAGATAAGGGTGAGGACCTCAATCTGAGCCCAGTCGCTTCGGTTTATTATTCTATTATTATGAACACAATGCATTTTGTTGCAACTTTTTCCGGGCTGTCCTTGGCTGCTTCTCGTGTCCTCGAATCCTCGCAACTTTCAGCTTTCGCCTCACATTTGCCTGTGTGCAATCTTTGTAAAGTAGAGGGCGTGGCTGGGCCCAACTTTTGCCTGGCGCTTAAAGTTTTTAGCCGGCATTTTTTTGCCCTTTTTCAATCGTAACAAACAGCAGGGAgaaccaaaacaaattgcattgttgattttcattttcaagcCTGGCGACATTTTGCCAAATGTGTGCTTCCTCGAAAAAACTTCTACGCATCCTTGGTTTAAAGTCATTGCTGCGTGTTTCCCACTTTTCAAATGCGCGCACTGGAGCCAAAAAAAGGAAGCGGTGCAAAAATCAGCTAgctaatgcatttttattttgaaacttGCCCGCTGAAGTTTTCCACTGAGTTCGGAATCCTACGCACCCTTTGCCACCCTCACAAATTGGTTAATAAAGGTCCAGAAATGTATTCTCTTTGGGGACTGACAATAGCATACGGATGTGGGTCAAATGAGATTGTGTTAAGGAAAGTTTATGTTGAATAAGCACCctgcttaaaaaaaagggaaggcAAATTAAGATAACTTTcagtatttatattatttttaaaatattttatacatgttTTAACTTAAATAGTTACATTCTTATTTTTCTTAGTATTAGATATGCCTTTAAAGGTCAACCATCTTTAGATCCAATTTCTGTGAATATCCTTTTCGCAATATTGAAGATCAATGACCTTGTAAGTGTTGCGGATCTATCTCTGGCAGCTCTTGACAACTGGTCGTGATCTTCATTTTCCTGACATGCGATGTGGCAagagttttgttttgatttgccCATTAGTCATAATTAAAATGACGCGTGgatctaattttaaaatgtttcattattttcctaattaaatgtgcataaaactaagaacaatatttaagaaattttgaaGGAGAGGGTCCTCAAAAGATTCTCAGACTAATTCTTAAGCCCTCATcataaaatttagtttttctaaTGCACAAACAAAGCATTTTATGCGAGAATTCACTCTGAGCGAAGCCAAAATCGTGTGAAGACAGGAGAGACCAAAGTAGGTTAAAAATAGACCAATCTATTCGATGTTTTCTCAGTTTTTTCCCGAGCAGGCTAAGCGAAAAGTTGCGTTCGACCGTCGTACGGATAGAAAATTAGAATCGAAAAAATTTTCCAACGCCTCgaatacatatatttactttatcaTATGTATACTAGATAATTACTTTCGTTACTTTTCGTTATTTTCGAAGTGAGTTTATTGAGTGAAGTATTTGTGATAAATAACGAGACATAATTTTCTCGCACATCCTTGGTTGAAAAGTGAAAGTCAATAGATTATTGCGAAATCGAAAAACTCGTGTGTGATAGTCACCCACAGATATATACACATCGatatttgttgctgttttcaCGGCCCCTGTATTGGTGCTCATATCAATTGAAAGCGATCTGCTGTAGATCGGTGGATCGTTGGATTTTCTTTGTACCGACGAAGACATTCTTTCTCTAGAAGAAAAGTCGCATTAAAGCGGATCGTAAATTTTAACGCTTGCCAGGCGAAGACCATCCACATCGtcatctgtatctgcatcgGGGTAAACAACAGCTCATCACAACCGCATACCACAGCTCGTGCGCCTTTGTTCTCTTGgtgaaaatgggaaatgccGAGTCCACACAGTCTGCAGATGATACGCAGATGCAGGTGCAGCTGGCCACCGATGACGAGCCCTGGTGGAACGACATCGAGCATGAGAATCTGATTCTGGAACAGGCCCCTCAAGATACAGCAAGAAGAACAGAGGTGGAGCCTCCAAAATTAGCAATggaaaatcgaaaaactcAAAGTCCTGataaattggaaaataaatcaGAGGTCTCTCCTGAAAAAGAACAAAGCCTGGAGGACTTTAGGGAAGAGCTGCGTCTAAAAAGAGAAGTTCGCCAGAATGCTGTGAAGGAACTTAGAGATGAAATTGATAATCTCAAAAAACAATTGGCTCTAGAAAAATCCAGAAACCGAAGTCCTGAAAAATATGAAAGCGAAGAGGGAGGAGTTCAGGTGCAGAGTGAGGATACGAATATAGCTAGTCGACCAGATTCCGATCCAGATGATGAGAATCCCAGCTCCAGAAGTCGTCATGCCAATATCGAATTGGCCAGTGCCCAATTGGCTTTGCAGCAGGTCCAGGCTGAAAATTTGTCGCTGCGCGGCGAGGTGGAAGTGGTTCAACGCCAGGTGGGAACCCTCAAGGAAGTCATCTCCTGCTGCAAGCAAATGCTGAGTGTCAAGGAGGAACAGTGTGCTCAGGTGAgctagtaaataaaataaccttTAGATCGTTTGGTACAGCAATTACTGTTCTTACTTATAGCTCAAGATGAAACTAACGCAAATCGAGAACTCATTCAGCGAACGTGAGATGAAAATTATGTCGAACAACCTTCGTCAGGAGTACGAGCGTCAGCTGGTGAATATACGCCAGCTGAGGCAACTTTATGAGGAACGTCAGCGAGTGGCTGCGGCAGAGTATGAAAATCTTCAGCGTTTAATATCGATCAAGAGGGATGAACTTACGGCCGAGCAGGAGAAGTAAGTTGAGCAGGTTTATATAAACcaaataattatgaaacttGTTGTCAGGaagaaaaaacttaaatacttaaTGCATATTGCTAAGAACTCTTAAATAGGTAAATTTAGTACTTATTCATTTATGGTTAAAAAGTTAATAGATTTATATTTACacaattaaaaccaaatttttagaattgtacaaaaatattaattaaaattttcaaaaatctgcactcttaaaaaaaacacgatACTCGACATAACTTCGTTGTTTTTCAACAACTACTTTtaccgattttaaaaacaaatttccaactaaataaaaactaacatAATTGACAAATCATTGatttattcttattatttactatactatttttcataaattaggACCAAAAACTTCGAGGAGCGCAATCAGAGCCTTTTAAAAGAGGTGGAGACGGCCAATGAGGAACTGGCCAAACTGAGGGAAGAGTGCAGCGAGCACAAGTTCGAGAAGCGTCTGCTAAGCGAGCAAGTGGGAGCTGTCAACTTGGTAAGTATGATAAGATTGAAAATATTGTactagaattttaaaatatccccAACACCATCAAACAGCTCTTCAGCCAGCTGATCATGGGCTTCAATGACAAGAGCAACATGGACATCGATCGCCTCAACCGAATGCTGGAGGAGAATCGCCAGCTGCTTAATCAAATGACCCAGGCCGAGGGAAACTGCAGCGATGGCGCCACTCTGCCCAAGTTGCTCTTCGAGCTCGTGGAGCAGGCCACTGGCCATGGGGATTGCGCCGAGGAATCAGAAAAAAGTCGCAGCGCCACGCCCACACCCACAAACGAGGACACCGTGGACAGTTGTcaagcaggagcaggagcaggagtaGGAGGAGGAGTCATCAAAAAACACCGGAAGAGGGGTTCGGGAGCTTCGTTAAAAAGCCATGAGCCCGAAATTATGGGAAAAGTTGCCTCGGCCCAAGAAATCATTGGCAACTTGCCAAAAGTTTGGAAAGTGTTGATGGAGCTCTTGAGCCACCACAAAATCGAGCGCGTGCAGTTTGAGGAGCTGCCGTCCTGCAGTGGAAGAGCTTCCTCGAGTGCGGCTCCTGCAGaatcctccgcctcctcctttGGTCCTGAAAAGGACGGAGGAGAGTCCCACCGCAAGCCACCGGAGCTTAGCGTCAGCAAGACCTACATCAAACTGAAGGTGAGCCCACTTGCTCCACTGAGAGAAATAACGAAATattacagtttttaaaatttgtaaaatggtgggatgtttttggttttactaTGCTATAGAAGATACCAAGTTTCAGGTCATTACGCAGGGTAAAAATAGAATTATTATAGATCATCAAGTTAAAGTTACAAGTTGTGTTACACATTTAAAGCTGCGGTCAAGATATTagcatttttttggttttggaaaTAGCAGCCAGGATTTAcgactattttttaaatttttataaagcaTTATGATaagttaaaagaaaagttcCCCTATGCCTTAAAggtatgtttttaattttgggtatAGAAGCATTATTAATACACGATTTTTTCCTGTTCAGTCGCAGTTCCTCCAACTGTTCCTTCCCTTACAAGAGCTGCGGACAATCGGGCTTGTTAGTTGTCGTATCCGGTTTGCTGATGAAGTGCAGCCTGCCAGAGTCCCAATTTTTCCCCACTCAGACTCCCGCTTCAGGGATCTCCGTCTGTGGCTGTTGCAAAGTTTTGCATTATTCACTTAAGCGCTTTATATAGTCTAGTGCCGAGCGGGCGGCCGAGCACGAGCAGCTTCATTATTGCTGACGTCCTGCCGAGCATCAATGTAGAAAGgatgtggaagtggaagtgcaTTGAGCGAAGTGGGCGGGTCCTTGGGGCAAGGTCCTGGCAGCCGAGTTTGTTGTTGTGCacataattgaatttatcGGTCAGTTGTCGTTGACAGAAAACATGTTGCATATAGCTACCCTTGAATACAAGCGGTTACGTTTTGGTACTGGTCAGGTATTTTTTAATCTCAAGAATTTAGCTTAGTCATGCAGGAAACAcctattatttaaattcaagcAATTGCATCATAGGCTACTGTGGTTGTAACGGTATTTAAGCTTCCAGTTTTTAGGTTGGTTTTTATCAAACATcactattttgttttaaattctattTGACTGAAAATTGcactttaaagttttatgtGCAGATTTAATCCCAACTTAAATGCACTTTACCATTTTACAGGATCTTATCTTGGAGAAGAAGTCGCTGGTGAAGGAAACCAACCGCTTGAAGACCCTCAACAGCCACCTGGACTACCGCCTCAACCAGCAGGAGAAGCGTTTGAGTGGGGTGAGCTTGGAGCTAACCAAAACGTGGCACCTGGTAGGCAAGATGCAGCGGCAGCATCGCCAGCTTCACACGCAGGAGCAGATTCTGCGCTACCAACTGCAGCAGAAGAGGCGTCTCTTGAGCGAACTGAAGGACGAGCTGGAGTACTGCCGCAGAAAGTGGGCTCTGGCCAGGGCCAAAAACGATGAGAGCCAGGAGCAGTGTGACGAATGGCGAAAGGAGTTTGCTAGGAGAAAGTTGGAGGATGCTAATCACTCGGCGGAGAGTGGCTATAGCGACTCGGGACCTCAATCGGATGAGGAGCGTGAGGTTATTAGTGCTGCAGATCCAGTGGAGGAGGCTCCCACTCTATCGGCCGTTTGTCGAAGAAAGCTTCTCAGGGATCAGTTCGAGCATACACGCAAGATTAAGCGGATGCAAAGCACCTCACCTGGTCGTCAGGGTTTCGCAGGCGAAGAAGATGACTCCGAGGACATAGTGCTGCGCTGGAACAGCGCTCCACCGACTTGTGGTTGGCGAGAAGAAGGAACGGATCCTGCCGAAGAAGAGTATGAGGAGGACGGAGCGCACGGTGGAATACCAGCAAAGACTCCACACAGTTCTAGGAGCAGACAAAGAAGCCAGGCAGATTCACCCAGCAGCTCGGGTACAGTCAGTCGCATTCagaagctggaggagcaaTGCAAAAATCTCATCCAGCAGGTTTTGGAAACCTCTGGCAATCGCGAACGCCTCGAGATCCAGCTGTGCCAGTTTCAAGATGACATTTCACCCGCCCAGCATGCTGTGCCCCTAGAGGAATTCATCAATAGGAAGCGTATGGAGCGAATGACCAGGGCCAGTTCGGCACCAGCCACCGGCAGTCTAACTCCCCGAGAGGAAGAGTATACCAGGAAAAGATCGGAGCGATTAGGACGCCTGGAGGAGGAGTCCCGCCAGCTTATGTCCAGGATTAGGCGTACTGCAGACCGAGGACACTATCTTAAGAAATCCCTAGACAGGATTAGAAGAGCGCCAAGTCGCGAGGCGAGTTTTGAAAGTAACACAGAGGAGGAAGCTGCTGTTCTTCCGCCATCCAAAGACGAATCCCCACTAACCGCTGAGGAAGAGGAGTATACATCCAGAAGAACAGCGAGGATACAGCGTTTAGAGCAGGAGAGTCGGCAGTTGATATCGCAGCTCTCAAGGAATACTGAACGCGGCGCAACCTTGGCCACCAAGCTGGATACGTTGCATGAGCAGCATTGTTCTAATCCTCAGCTGGAACAGCCCCAAACCTCGGCTAGCATTTCGCAAACTGTCGAGCAGCGATTGGAGGACATTGAGAGGGTATCGGCCAATAGGGCCGAACGTCTCCGTCTGCTGGAGACGCAGGGTAATGAACTGATTGCCAGGTTGAGCTCCACATCCGAAAGGGGAACGGCCATGATCAACAGGATTGCGGAAAGGGAGGCCAGTCGGCGACAGGAGGCTGAACTTGTTGAGCAAACGGTGCCGACCGAGGAAGCCACCGGTTCGGTCAACTCCATAGCCAGCACTAGAATTGTGGGTGAGGAAGCGGAGGAGGAAGTCGGCGGAGCGGCTTGTTGCGCAACTGTGACCACCACCCCCAGTCAATTGGCTTTGAAGCTACAATCCACGGGAGCCATTCCCAAAAACACGATGACGAGCAGACCGCAATCTCAGTTATGTGCTGCCACCCGAAAAGATGATGCGGCCAAGAAGAGATCTTCTGAAAAGGAAGCTGCCAAAGAGGAGGCACCCGAAACCCTCGAAGATATGGTGCAGCGACTGCGGGCATTGCCTTTTCCAGAAAAATCCCAGGAAAATAAGGAATCCGAAAGAGAACAGACCTTAACGAAGGAACTTAATCAGGAAACAATAAACTCAAACGACCAGGATGAATCGGAGTTGGATGAAATTAGGGATATGAAATCTAAATCTGAAGACCAAGAGAGTTCCTCGAAAatagaagaaaagaaaaaagaaactaCAGACCAGAAAACCGAGGAACCGTTAGAGGAGCAACTGGAACACCAGGAGGACATCAATGACGAGCACTGAAAGATGTTCACTAGCATTAACttcgattt
This window contains:
- the LOC128253530 gene encoding uncharacterized protein LOC128253530, encoding MGNAESTQSADDTQMQVQLATDDEPWWNDIEHENLILEQAPQDTARRTEVEPPKLAMENRKTQSPDKLENKSEVSPEKEQSLEDFREELRLKREVRQNAVKELRDEIDNLKKQLALEKSRNRSPEKYESEEGGVQVQSEDTNIASRPDSDPDDENPSSRSRHANIELASAQLALQQVQAENLSLRGEVEVVQRQVGTLKEVISCCKQMLSVKEEQCAQLKMKLTQIENSFSEREMKIMSNNLRQEYERQLVNIRQLRQLYEERQRVAAAEYENLQRLISIKRDELTAEQEKTKNFEERNQSLLKEVETANEELAKLREECSEHKFEKRLLSEQVGAVNLLFSQLIMGFNDKSNMDIDRLNRMLEENRQLLNQMTQAEGNCSDGATLPKLLFELVEQATGHGDCAEESEKSRSATPTPTNEDTVDSCQAGAGAGVGGGVIKKHRKRGSGASLKSHEPEIMGKVASAQEIIGNLPKVWKVLMELLSHHKIERVQFEELPSCSGRASSSAAPAESSASSFGPEKDGGESHRKPPELSVSKTYIKLKDLILEKKSLVKETNRLKTLNSHLDYRLNQQEKRLSGVSLELTKTWHLVGKMQRQHRQLHTQEQILRYQLQQKRRLLSELKDELEYCRRKWALARAKNDESQEQCDEWRKEFARRKLEDANHSAESGYSDSGPQSDEEREVISAADPVEEAPTLSAVCRRKLLRDQFEHTRKIKRMQSTSPGRQGFAGEEDDSEDIVLRWNSAPPTCGWREEGTDPAEEEYEEDGAHGGIPAKTPHSSRSRQRSQADSPSSSGTVSRIQKLEEQCKNLIQQVLETSGNRERLEIQLCQFQDDISPAQHAVPLEEFINRKRMERMTRASSAPATGSLTPREEEYTRKRSERLGRLEEESRQLMSRIRRTADRGHYLKKSLDRIRRAPSREASFESNTEEEAAVLPPSKDESPLTAEEEEYTSRRTARIQRLEQESRQLISQLSRNTERGATLATKLDTLHEQHCSNPQLEQPQTSASISQTVEQRLEDIERVSANRAERLRLLETQGNELIARLSSTSERGTAMINRIAEREASRRQEAELVEQTVPTEEATGSVNSIASTRIVGEEAEEEVGGAACCATVTTTPSQLALKLQSTGAIPKNTMTSRPQSQLCAATRKDDAAKKRSSEKEAAKEEAPETLEDMVQRLRALPFPEKSQENKESEREQTLTKELNQETINSNDQDESELDEIRDMKSKSEDQESSSKIEEKKKETTDQKTEEPLEEQLEHQEDINDEH